The Parambassis ranga chromosome 19, fParRan2.1, whole genome shotgun sequence genome contains a region encoding:
- the kat7b gene encoding histone acetyltransferase KAT7: MPRRRQRHMPGSGSDGTEDSDSSAEREQTNSSESDGNITNRKRLTRASTRLSQSSQDTPDLKRAADHDESPPLTPTGNAPSSESELDISSPNASHDESQSKDQANRDSDKDLSHRPKRRRCHETYNFNMKCPTPGCNSLGHLTGKHERHFAVSGCPLYHNLSADECKVKAVSREKQEEEVKAQEETNSRHATRHQTPTSKQSRYKEQVAEMRKGRNSGLQKEQKEKHMEHRQTHGNTREPLLENITSDYDLELFRKAQARASEDLEKLRIQGQITEGSNMIKTILFGRYELDTWYHSPYPEEYARLGRLYVCEFCLKYMKSQTILRRHMAKCVWKHPPGDEVYRKSSISVFEVDGKKNKIYCQNLCLLAKLFLDHKTLYYDVEPFLFYVMTEADNTGCHLVGYFSKEKNSFLNYNVSCILTMPQYMRQGFGKMLIDFSYLLSKVEEKVGSPERPLSDLGLISYRSYWKEVLLRYMYNFQGKEISIKEISQETAVNPVDIVSTLQSLQMLKYWKGKHLVLKRQDLIDEWKAKEIKRGNSNKTIDPSSLKWTPPKGT, encoded by the exons AGACACATGCCGGGGAGCGGTTCAGATGGAACTGAAGACTCAGACTCCTCTGCTGAAAGAGAACAGACCAACAGTTCAGAAAGTGATGGGAACATAACCAATAGAAAGCGCCTCACCAGAGCCTCTACTCGCCTTAGCCAAAGCTCTCAGG ATACTCCAGACTTGAAGCGAGCTGCAGACCATGATGAATCTCCGCCATTGACGCCCACTGGAAATGCACCCTCTTCTGAATCTGAGCTGGACATCTCCAGTCCCAATGCTTCTCATGATGAGAGCCAGTCCAAAGATCAAGCCAACAGAGATTCAGATAAGGACCTCTCACATCGACCCAAGCGCCGTCGCTGTCATGAAACCTACAACTTTAACATGAAATGCCCGACACCAGGGTGCAATTCCCTGG GTCACCTCACAGGGAAACATGAACGTCATTTTGCTGTATCAGGGTGCCCACTTTACCACAACCTTTCTGCTGATGAATGCAAG GTGAAAGCCGTCAGCCGTGAGAAACAAGAAGAGGAAGTAAAGGCACAGGAGGAAACCAACTCACGCCATGCAACTCGTCACCAG ACACCAACATCAAAGCAGTCCAGATACAAAGAACAGGTGGCAGAAATGAGGAAGGGACGTAATTCTGGCCTGCAGAAGGAGCAGAAAGAAAAGCACATG GAGCATCGCCAGACACATGGCAACACCAGAGAGCCTTTACTGGAAAACATCACCAGTGACTATGATTTGGAGCTGTTCAGGAAAGCCCAGGCCCGTGCATCTGAGGACCTG GAGAAGCTACGTATCCAGGGTCAGATAACTGAGGGCAGTAACATGATAAAGACCATACTGTTTGGCCGCTATGAGCTGGACACCTGGTACCATTCACCCTATCCTGAGGAGTATGCACGCCTGGGTCGTCTGTACGTCTGCGAATTCTGCCTCAAATACATGAAAAGCCAGACCATCCTCAGGCGACACATG gcaaagtgtgtgtggaagcaTCCTCCTGGAGACGAGGTGTACAGAAAGAGTTCTATATCCGTGTTTGAAGTTGATGGCAAAAAGAATAAG ATCTACTGCCAGAACTTGTGTTTACTTGCCAAACTTTTCCTGGACCACAAAACACTTTACTATGATGTGGAGCCTTTTCTCTTCTATGTCATGACTGAGGCTGACAACACTGGCTGCCATTTGGTTGGATATTTTTCTAAG GAGAAGAATTCCTTCCTGAACTACAACGTTTCCTGTATCCTGACGATGCCACAGTACATGAGACAGGGCTTCGGCAAGATGCTCATTGACTTCA GTTACCTTCTGTCCAAAGTGGAGGAGAAGGTTGGCTCACCAGAGAGACCTTTGTCAGATTTGGGACTCATCAGCTACCGCAGCTACTGGAAGGAGGTCTTACTCAGATACATGTACAACTTTCAAGGCAAGGAGATCTCCATCAAAG AGATCAGTCAGGAAACTGCTGTCAATCCTGTGGACATTGTGAGCACGCTGCAGTCTCTTCAGATGCTGAAGTATTGGAAGGGAAAACACCTAGTGTTGAAACGACAG GACCTGATTGATGAGTGGAAAGCAAAAGAGATCAAGCGAGGCAATAGCAACAAAACCATCGACCCAAGCTCACTGAAATGGACCCCTCCCAAAGGGACATAA